The proteins below are encoded in one region of Coffea arabica cultivar ET-39 chromosome 4c, Coffea Arabica ET-39 HiFi, whole genome shotgun sequence:
- the LOC113739608 gene encoding acid phosphatase 1-like isoform X3, protein MAVALAACLCLLVLGATTSQAGHPAHQHPKLINPIRMMPEASSGESVPVYNCLSWRLTVETNNKRNWSNVPARCGFYVADYMTGRQYRYDCEAVVDIAIKYVKSLSIPTDGRSIWIFDIDDTALSNLPFFSRPDVFFGVKTLNAELEAEFYEFVLTAEVPVLAATLRLYQAIVEAGIKAVFLTGSSERSADARAKNLKAVGYDTWEELILNRGKRYINQSKHQVGS, encoded by the exons ATGGCAGTAGCATTAGCAGCATGTCTTTGCCTTCTAGTACTCGGGGCCACAACTTCCCAAGCTGGCCACCCAGCTCACCAGCATCCTAAACTAATTAACCCTATCCGCATGATGCCTGAAGCCTCCTCCGGCGAATCTGTCCCCGTATATAATTGCCTGAGTTGGCGTCTGACCGTGGAAACCAACAACAAGCGCAACTGGAGTAATGTCCCGGCAAGATGCGGGTTCTACGTTGCAGACTACATGACTGGCAGGCAATACCGCTATGACTGTGAAGCCGTGGTTGATATTGCCATCAAGTATGTTAAGAGTCTCTCCATACCCACAGATGGCAGGAGCATTTGGATCTTCGACATCGATGACACTGCACTTTCTAACTTGCCCTTCTTCTCCAGGCCGGACGTTTTCTTTGG GGTGAAGACGCTTAACGCGGAGTTGGAGGCTGAGTTTTATGAATTTGTTCTGACGGCGGAAGTACCAGTACTTGCAGCAACTCTGAGGTTGTACCAAGCTATAGTCGAGGCGGGGATTAAGGCTGTCTTCCTGACTGGATCATCAGAACGTTCTGCAGATGCAAGGGCTAAGAATTTGAAGGCAGTTGGATACGACACCTGGGAAGAGCTCATACTCAA TAGAGGAAAAAGGTACATCAATCAGTCGAAACACCAGGTGGGAtcttga
- the LOC113739608 gene encoding acid phosphatase 1-like isoform X2, giving the protein MAVALAACLCLLVLGATTSQAGHPAHQHPKLINPIRMMPEASSGESVPVYNCLSWRLTVETNNKRNWSNVPARCGFYVADYMTGRQYRYDCEAVVDIAIKYVKSLSIPTDGRSIWIFDIDDTALSNLPFFSRPDVFFGVKTLNAELEAEFYEFVLTAEVPVLAATLRLYQAIVEAGIKAVFLTGSSERSADARAKNLKAVGYDTWEELILNPDPRRTLVGARSQARLCKHNSTSFQISGEKSAGGPGIQN; this is encoded by the exons ATGGCAGTAGCATTAGCAGCATGTCTTTGCCTTCTAGTACTCGGGGCCACAACTTCCCAAGCTGGCCACCCAGCTCACCAGCATCCTAAACTAATTAACCCTATCCGCATGATGCCTGAAGCCTCCTCCGGCGAATCTGTCCCCGTATATAATTGCCTGAGTTGGCGTCTGACCGTGGAAACCAACAACAAGCGCAACTGGAGTAATGTCCCGGCAAGATGCGGGTTCTACGTTGCAGACTACATGACTGGCAGGCAATACCGCTATGACTGTGAAGCCGTGGTTGATATTGCCATCAAGTATGTTAAGAGTCTCTCCATACCCACAGATGGCAGGAGCATTTGGATCTTCGACATCGATGACACTGCACTTTCTAACTTGCCCTTCTTCTCCAGGCCGGACGTTTTCTTTGG GGTGAAGACGCTTAACGCGGAGTTGGAGGCTGAGTTTTATGAATTTGTTCTGACGGCGGAAGTACCAGTACTTGCAGCAACTCTGAGGTTGTACCAAGCTATAGTCGAGGCGGGGATTAAGGCTGTCTTCCTGACTGGATCATCAGAACGTTCTGCAGATGCAAGGGCTAAGAATTTGAAGGCAGTTGGATACGACACCTGGGAAGAGCTCATACTCAA tcctGATCCCAGGAGAACTTTGGTTGGTGCACGATCGCAGGCCCGACTCTGTAAACACAACAGTACAAGTTTTCAAATCTCAGGTGAGAAATCGGCTGGTGGTCCAGGGATACAGAATTGA
- the LOC113739608 gene encoding acid phosphatase 1-like isoform X1, which produces MAVALAACLCLLVLGATTSQAGHPAHQHPKLINPIRMMPEASSGESVPVYNCLSWRLTVETNNKRNWSNVPARCGFYVADYMTGRQYRYDCEAVVDIAIKYVKSLSIPTDGRSIWIFDIDDTALSNLPFFSRPDVFFGVKTLNAELEAEFYEFVLTAEVPVLAATLRLYQAIVEAGIKAVFLTGSSERSADARAKNLKAVGYDTWEELILKPDSVNTTVQVFKSQVRNRLVVQGYRIEGNIGDQWADIVGSNVGRRTFKLPNPMYYGYY; this is translated from the exons ATGGCAGTAGCATTAGCAGCATGTCTTTGCCTTCTAGTACTCGGGGCCACAACTTCCCAAGCTGGCCACCCAGCTCACCAGCATCCTAAACTAATTAACCCTATCCGCATGATGCCTGAAGCCTCCTCCGGCGAATCTGTCCCCGTATATAATTGCCTGAGTTGGCGTCTGACCGTGGAAACCAACAACAAGCGCAACTGGAGTAATGTCCCGGCAAGATGCGGGTTCTACGTTGCAGACTACATGACTGGCAGGCAATACCGCTATGACTGTGAAGCCGTGGTTGATATTGCCATCAAGTATGTTAAGAGTCTCTCCATACCCACAGATGGCAGGAGCATTTGGATCTTCGACATCGATGACACTGCACTTTCTAACTTGCCCTTCTTCTCCAGGCCGGACGTTTTCTTTGG GGTGAAGACGCTTAACGCGGAGTTGGAGGCTGAGTTTTATGAATTTGTTCTGACGGCGGAAGTACCAGTACTTGCAGCAACTCTGAGGTTGTACCAAGCTATAGTCGAGGCGGGGATTAAGGCTGTCTTCCTGACTGGATCATCAGAACGTTCTGCAGATGCAAGGGCTAAGAATTTGAAGGCAGTTGGATACGACACCTGGGAAGAGCTCATACTCAA GCCCGACTCTGTAAACACAACAGTACAAGTTTTCAAATCTCAGGTGAGAAATCGGCTGGTGGTCCAGGGATACAGAATTGAAGGAAACATTGGAGACCAGTGGGCTGATATAGTCGGGTCCAACGTTGGTCGCCGGACTTTCAAGCTACCAAATCCGATGTACTACGGTTACTACTAA
- the LOC113740164 gene encoding acid phosphatase 1-like, with protein sequence MELQKMAVALVACLCLLVFGATTSQAGHPAHPDPKLINPLRIMPEASSGDSVSVNNCLSWRLTVETNNKRNWNGVPEICGNYVAHYMTGKQYGYDCDAVVDIAIEYVKSLPIPRDGRSIWIFDIDDTALSNLPFFSRPDVFFGVKTDNAELEAEFYEFILTAEVPVLEATLRLYQAVVEAGIKAIFLTGSSERSADARDKNLKAVGYHTWEKLILKPDSVNTTVQVFKSQVRNRLVVQGYRIEGNIGDQWADIVGSNVGRRTFKLPNPMYYGYY encoded by the exons ATGGAGCTGCAAAAAATGGCTGTAGCATTAGTAGCATGTCTTTGCCTTCTAGTATTCGGCGCCACAACTTCCCAAGCTGGCCACCCAGCTCACCCGGATCCTAAACTAATTAACCCTCTCCGCATTATGCCTGAAGCCTCCTCCGGCGACTCTGTCTCCGTAAATAATTGCCTGAGTTGGCGTCTGACCGTGGAAACCAACAACAAGCGCAACTGGAATGGTGTCCCAGAAATATGCGGGAACTACGTTGCACACTACATGACTGGCAAGCAATACGGTTATGACTGCGATGCCGTGGTTGATATTGCCATCGAGTATGTTAAGAGTCTCCCCATACCCAGAGATGGCAGAAGCATTTGGATCTTCGACATCGATGACACTGCACTTTCTAACTTGCCCTTCTTCTCTAGGCCGGACGTTTTCTTTGG GGTGAAGACGGATAACGCGGAGTTGGAGGCTGAGTTTTATGAATTTATTCTGACCGCAGAAGTACCAGTACTTGAAGCAACTCTGAGATTGTACCAAGCTGTAGTCGAGGCGGGGATTAAGGCTATCTTCCTGACTGGATCATCAGAACGTTCTGCAGATGCAAGGGATAAGAATTTGAAGGCAGTTGGATACCACACCTGGGAAAAGCTCATACTCAA GCCCGACTCTGTAAACACAACAGTACAAGTTTTCAAATCTCAGGTGAGAAATCGGCTGGTGGTCCAGGGATACAGAATTGAAGGAAACATTGGAGACCAGTGGGCTGATATAGTCGGGTCCAACGTTGGTCGCCGGACTTTCAAGCTACCAAATCCGATGTACTACGGTTACTACTAA